The Streptomyces sp. SS1-1 genome has a segment encoding these proteins:
- the lhgO gene encoding L-2-hydroxyglutarate oxidase, with protein sequence MRALGLDCDVLVVGGGIVGLATAYAVTRAAPGTRVTVLEKEPGPARHQTGRNSGVIHSGVYYRPGSLKARYAVGGAAEMVKFCAEYGVAHAVTGKLIVATGREELPRLHALAQRGRENGIAVRELGAAQITEHEPEVRGLAALHVPTTGVCDFAGVARRLAEASGAEIRYGARVERVDRRPSLGVAVRTARGDVVRGRVLVNCAGLHCDEVARLTGDDPEARIVPFRGEYYTLKRPELVRGLVYPVPDPAFPFLGVHLTRGIDDSVHIGPNAVPALAREGYRWGVVRPREVGTTLAWPGAWRMARRHWRYGAGELRRSLSKAAFTDAVRRLLPAVEPGDLVPAAAGVRAQAVLRDGSLVDDFLIREGPRAVHVLNAPSPAATASLPIGREVARRALAALATA encoded by the coding sequence GTGCGGGCGCTCGGGCTCGACTGTGACGTGCTCGTGGTCGGCGGCGGCATCGTCGGGCTGGCCACGGCGTACGCGGTCACGCGCGCGGCGCCGGGCACCCGGGTGACCGTCCTGGAGAAGGAGCCCGGCCCGGCCCGCCACCAGACGGGACGCAACAGCGGGGTGATCCACAGCGGCGTCTACTACCGCCCCGGCTCCCTCAAGGCCCGGTACGCGGTCGGGGGCGCCGCCGAGATGGTCAAGTTCTGCGCCGAGTACGGCGTCGCGCACGCGGTGACCGGCAAGCTGATCGTCGCCACCGGGCGCGAGGAGCTGCCCCGGCTGCACGCCCTGGCCCAGCGCGGCCGGGAGAACGGCATCGCGGTGCGCGAGCTGGGCGCCGCGCAGATCACCGAGCACGAGCCCGAGGTGCGGGGCCTGGCCGCCCTCCACGTGCCGACGACCGGCGTCTGCGACTTCGCCGGGGTGGCCCGCCGGCTGGCGGAGGCGTCCGGCGCCGAGATCCGCTACGGCGCCCGCGTCGAGCGCGTCGACCGCAGACCCTCGCTGGGGGTGGCCGTGCGCACCGCGCGCGGGGACGTCGTCCGCGGCCGCGTCCTGGTGAACTGCGCCGGGCTGCACTGCGACGAGGTGGCCCGGCTGACCGGGGACGACCCGGAGGCGCGGATCGTGCCGTTCCGGGGCGAGTACTACACGCTGAAGCGGCCCGAGCTGGTGCGCGGCCTGGTGTACCCGGTGCCGGACCCGGCGTTCCCGTTCCTCGGCGTGCACCTGACGCGCGGCATCGACGACAGCGTGCACATCGGGCCGAACGCCGTCCCCGCGCTGGCCCGCGAGGGCTACCGCTGGGGCGTCGTACGGCCCCGGGAGGTCGGCACGACGCTGGCCTGGCCCGGCGCGTGGCGCATGGCCCGGCGGCACTGGCGGTACGGGGCGGGCGAGCTGCGCCGGTCGCTGTCCAAGGCGGCGTTCACGGACGCGGTACGCCGGCTGCTGCCCGCCGTGGAGCCGGGCGACCTGGTGCCGGCTGCGGCCGGGGTCCGGGCCCAGGCGGTGCTGCGGGACGGCTCGCTGGTGGACGACTTCCTGATCCGCGAGGGCCCGCGCGCGGTCCATGTGCTGAACGCGCCGAGCCCGGCGGCGACGGCCTCCCTGCCCATCGGGCGCGAGGTGGCCCGCCGGGCGCTGGCGGCGCTGGCGACCGCCTGA
- a CDS encoding TetR/AcrR family transcriptional regulator: protein MHVQDSRWASASAVAPAGGAMGSAAMSAGAGRGESSRTTPLRVDAQRNLEHVLRAAREVFGELGYGAPMEDVARRARVGVGTVYRRFPSKDVLVRRIAEEETSRLTDQARAALGQEDEPWSALSRFLRTSVASGAGRLLPPQVLRVGVADEGGPDEARVPQQRVQPGTGELRLVSEPAPAASAGPVDDAGAAALLDVVGRLVERARAAGELRPDVSVSDVLLVIATAAPSLPDAAQQAAASARLLDILLEGLRSRPQG, encoded by the coding sequence ATGCATGTTCAGGATTCTCGATGGGCTTCCGCGTCCGCCGTCGCGCCGGCGGGTGGGGCGATGGGCTCCGCCGCCATGAGCGCGGGTGCCGGACGCGGGGAGTCGTCGCGTACGACGCCGCTGCGCGTGGACGCGCAGCGCAATCTGGAGCACGTGCTGCGCGCGGCGCGTGAGGTCTTCGGCGAACTCGGGTACGGGGCGCCGATGGAGGACGTGGCCCGCCGGGCGCGGGTCGGCGTCGGGACGGTGTACCGCCGCTTCCCGAGCAAGGACGTCCTGGTGCGCCGGATAGCCGAGGAGGAGACCTCGCGGCTGACCGACCAGGCGCGTGCCGCGCTCGGCCAGGAGGACGAGCCGTGGTCGGCGCTGTCGCGCTTCCTGCGCACGTCGGTGGCGTCCGGCGCGGGCCGGCTGCTTCCGCCGCAGGTCCTGCGGGTCGGCGTGGCCGACGAGGGCGGGCCCGACGAGGCGCGGGTGCCGCAGCAGCGGGTGCAGCCGGGCACGGGTGAGCTGCGGCTGGTGTCCGAGCCGGCTCCGGCCGCTTCGGCGGGCCCGGTGGACGACGCCGGCGCGGCGGCGCTGCTCGACGTGGTGGGCCGGCTCGTGGAGCGGGCGCGTGCGGCGGGCGAGCTGCGGCCGGACGTGTCCGTGTCGGACGTCCTGCTGGTGATAGCGACGGCCGCGCCCTCCCTGCCGGACGCGGCCCAGCAGGCGGCGGCCTCGGCGCGGCTTCTCGACATCCTGCTGGAGGGTCTGCGGTCGCGGCCCCAGGGCTGA
- a CDS encoding SigE family RNA polymerase sigma factor — translation MEQSRAEGFDGFVAARWSALFHLSRLLVGGDRHRAEDLLQDAMVKLWFVWPRIAEEAPEAYVRKVLVRAAARSARRRWWGERPVEQLPDLPEAGDVSAAVVERSRLEAALAQLPPRQRAAVVLRYYQDLSERQVAEVLGCPVGTARSHASRGVARLRRLLSDVIEPVG, via the coding sequence GTGGAGCAGAGTCGGGCCGAAGGGTTCGACGGGTTCGTGGCAGCTCGCTGGTCGGCGTTGTTCCACCTGTCCCGTCTCCTCGTGGGTGGTGATCGGCACCGGGCCGAGGACCTGCTCCAGGACGCGATGGTCAAGCTGTGGTTCGTCTGGCCCCGGATCGCGGAGGAGGCGCCGGAGGCGTACGTACGGAAGGTGCTGGTGCGCGCGGCGGCCCGGTCGGCCCGGCGGCGCTGGTGGGGGGAGCGGCCGGTCGAGCAACTGCCCGACCTGCCCGAGGCCGGGGACGTGTCCGCCGCCGTGGTGGAACGCTCCCGGCTGGAGGCCGCGCTGGCCCAACTGCCGCCGCGGCAACGGGCCGCGGTGGTGCTGCGGTACTACCAGGACCTGTCGGAACGGCAGGTGGCCGAGGTGCTGGGGTGCCCGGTGGGCACCGCGCGGTCCCATGCCTCTCGCGGCGTGGCACGGCTGCGCCGCCTCCTGTCCGACGTGATCGAGCCGGTGGGGTGA
- a CDS encoding sigma-70 family RNA polymerase sigma factor: MSVDGWDESRDDGDAATPQVPNQGGRPDVPAQGDAPDDRAPRAEGNVPAQRDRREDSTTPPHMPPPSDVDLIGRMRAGDDSAYEELYRRHAQAVRRYARTCCRDAHTADDLTAEVFARMLQAVRSGAGPEHAVRAYLLTSIRRAAADWTRSARREQLVDDFAVFAAQSARSAELSEDDTLELGADVRAMHEAEQSLAMQAFRSLPERWQAVLWHTEVEDESPSEVATLFGLDANGTRVLASRAREGLKQAYLQAHVSASLARDGECARYADRLGAFARGSLRTRAERGLRKHLDECARCRLAAGQIKEVAGGIPAVVPVAVIGWFGAAGYAKVAGLVAGGAGAGAAGAAGAAAAAGGGGAGAGAAGGGSSGGAGGGGGAAASEGLGAPLKAGIAAGVVAVGVVAAIVFALIGNDKPAEKTDAKQPPVPSPVVEDTPTPRPPRSESPAPPRPKAPAPVARTAPKPTPSPTPTPTPTRRPSPTPTPSPTPPRAPAPTTPAPAPTPPPPPAPVEYRWNELAYDVSGDGSGPEMRLAESSWVWQRQGLSIAGRRYEHGVTVHGRSSVTIDLNRRCTAYEARAGVDDSTLGLGRFTFSVRADGVRLWSSGTVKAGEAAVPVQVDLTGRRTVQLVVEPHSAFGTLLPVDWAESKFRCS, encoded by the coding sequence ATGAGCGTTGACGGGTGGGACGAGTCGCGGGACGACGGCGACGCGGCGACCCCACAGGTGCCGAACCAGGGCGGCCGCCCCGACGTCCCGGCGCAGGGTGACGCCCCGGACGACCGCGCACCGCGCGCGGAGGGCAACGTCCCGGCGCAGCGCGACCGGCGTGAGGACAGCACCACGCCCCCGCACATGCCGCCCCCCTCGGACGTCGACCTGATCGGCCGGATGCGGGCCGGCGACGACAGCGCCTACGAGGAGCTGTACCGCCGCCACGCGCAGGCCGTCCGCCGGTACGCGCGCACCTGCTGCCGTGACGCGCACACCGCCGACGACCTGACGGCCGAGGTGTTCGCCCGCATGCTCCAGGCGGTGCGGTCCGGCGCCGGTCCCGAGCACGCCGTACGCGCTTATCTGCTCACCTCGATCCGGCGGGCCGCCGCGGACTGGACGCGGTCGGCGCGCCGGGAGCAACTGGTCGACGACTTCGCCGTGTTCGCGGCGCAGTCGGCGCGGTCCGCCGAGCTGTCCGAGGACGACACCCTGGAACTCGGCGCGGACGTGCGGGCCATGCACGAGGCCGAGCAGTCCCTGGCCATGCAGGCGTTCCGGTCGCTGCCCGAGCGCTGGCAGGCGGTGCTGTGGCACACCGAGGTCGAGGACGAGTCGCCGAGCGAGGTCGCCACGCTGTTCGGGCTCGACGCCAACGGCACGCGTGTGCTGGCCAGTCGGGCCCGTGAGGGGCTCAAGCAGGCGTACCTCCAGGCCCATGTCAGCGCCAGCCTGGCCCGGGACGGGGAGTGCGCCCGCTACGCCGACCGGCTCGGCGCGTTCGCCCGCGGCAGCCTGCGCACCCGGGCCGAACGCGGCCTGCGCAAGCACCTGGACGAGTGCGCCCGGTGCCGGCTGGCCGCGGGGCAGATCAAGGAGGTCGCCGGGGGCATCCCGGCGGTCGTCCCGGTCGCGGTCATCGGCTGGTTCGGTGCCGCCGGGTACGCGAAGGTGGCCGGGCTCGTCGCCGGGGGCGCCGGAGCGGGCGCGGCCGGTGCCGCGGGAGCCGCCGCGGCGGCCGGCGGCGGTGGCGCGGGTGCCGGTGCGGCGGGCGGCGGGTCGTCCGGCGGCGCGGGCGGAGGCGGCGGGGCCGCCGCCTCCGAGGGGCTGGGCGCCCCGCTGAAGGCCGGGATCGCGGCCGGAGTCGTCGCCGTGGGCGTGGTGGCGGCGATCGTGTTCGCGCTGATCGGGAACGACAAGCCCGCCGAGAAGACGGACGCCAAGCAGCCGCCGGTGCCCTCCCCCGTCGTCGAGGACACACCGACCCCGCGGCCGCCCCGGTCCGAGAGCCCCGCGCCCCCGCGGCCGAAGGCTCCCGCGCCCGTGGCCAGGACCGCGCCGAAGCCGACCCCGTCACCGACGCCCACCCCCACGCCGACGCGCAGGCCCAGCCCGACGCCGACCCCGTCACCCACGCCCCCGCGCGCCCCGGCGCCGACCACCCCGGCACCCGCTCCCACGCCCCCTCCCCCGCCGGCCCCGGTCGAGTACCGGTGGAACGAGCTGGCGTACGACGTCAGTGGCGACGGCAGCGGACCCGAGATGCGGCTGGCCGAGAGCAGCTGGGTGTGGCAGCGCCAGGGTCTGTCGATCGCGGGCCGGCGCTACGAGCACGGCGTCACCGTGCACGGCCGGTCCTCCGTGACCATCGACCTCAACCGGCGCTGCACCGCCTACGAGGCACGGGCCGGCGTCGACGACTCGACGCTGGGGCTCGGCAGGTTCACCTTCTCGGTGCGGGCCGACGGGGTCCGGCTGTGGAGCTCCGGCACGGTCAAGGCGGGCGAGGCCGCGGTGCCCGTCCAGGTGGACCTCACCGGGCGCCGGACCGTACAGCTCGTCGTGGAGCCGCACAGCGCCTTCGGCACGCTGCTCCCGGTGGACTGGGCGGAATCCAAATTCCGCTGCTCCTAA
- a CDS encoding NAD(P)/FAD-dependent oxidoreductase — translation MVKERARILVVGGGYVGMYTALRLQRRLRRELARGEAEIHVVTPDPYMTYQPFLPEAAAGSISPRHVVVPLRAVLPRCRIVLGEVTAVDHAARTATVTTLASEGHAGSERVAYDELVLAPGSVSRTLPVPGLADHGIGFKTVEEAIGLRNHVIEQMDIASSTRDPEVRDAALTFVFVGGGYAGVEALGELEDMARYATRYYHNVRPEDMRWILVEASDRILPEVGADMGRYTVSELRRRNIDVRLHTRLESCVDRVAVLDDGSRFPTRTVVWTAGVKPHPVLAATDLPLDERGRLKCTPELTVDGTTHAWAAGDAASVPDVTAQEPGTLCAPNAQHALRQARVLGDNIVHTLRGEPLETYAHAYAGSVASLGFHQGVAQVYGRRLKGYPAWFMHRVYHLSRVPTVNRKARVLAEWTLSGLFKREIVSLGSREHPRAEFELAAGGKHPHRPEEDPKGSS, via the coding sequence ATGGTGAAGGAACGTGCGCGCATTCTCGTTGTCGGCGGCGGCTACGTCGGGATGTACACGGCCCTGCGTCTCCAGCGCCGCCTCAGACGGGAACTGGCCCGGGGCGAGGCCGAGATCCACGTCGTCACACCGGACCCGTACATGACGTACCAGCCGTTCCTCCCCGAGGCGGCGGCCGGCTCCATCTCCCCGCGGCACGTCGTCGTCCCGCTGCGCGCCGTCCTCCCGCGATGCCGGATCGTCCTCGGCGAGGTCACCGCCGTCGACCACGCCGCCCGCACCGCCACCGTGACCACCCTCGCCTCCGAGGGCCACGCGGGCAGCGAGCGCGTCGCCTACGACGAACTCGTCCTCGCCCCCGGATCGGTCTCGCGCACCCTGCCCGTCCCCGGCCTCGCCGACCACGGCATCGGCTTCAAGACCGTCGAAGAGGCCATCGGTCTGCGCAACCACGTCATCGAACAGATGGACATCGCCTCCTCCACCCGCGACCCCGAGGTCCGCGACGCCGCCCTCACCTTCGTCTTCGTCGGCGGCGGCTACGCCGGCGTCGAGGCACTGGGCGAACTGGAGGACATGGCCCGCTACGCCACGCGGTACTACCACAACGTCCGGCCCGAGGACATGCGGTGGATCCTCGTCGAGGCCTCCGACCGCATCCTCCCCGAGGTCGGCGCCGACATGGGCCGCTACACCGTCTCCGAACTGCGCCGCCGCAACATCGACGTACGGCTGCACACCCGCCTGGAGTCCTGCGTGGACCGCGTCGCCGTCCTCGACGACGGCTCCCGCTTCCCCACCCGCACCGTCGTGTGGACCGCCGGCGTCAAACCCCACCCCGTCCTCGCCGCGACCGACCTGCCCCTCGACGAGCGCGGCCGGCTGAAGTGCACCCCGGAACTGACGGTCGACGGCACCACCCACGCGTGGGCCGCCGGAGACGCCGCCTCCGTCCCCGACGTCACCGCCCAGGAACCCGGCACCCTGTGCGCGCCCAACGCCCAGCACGCCCTGCGCCAGGCCAGGGTGCTCGGCGACAACATCGTCCACACCCTGCGCGGCGAGCCCCTGGAGACGTACGCGCACGCGTACGCCGGCTCCGTCGCCTCCCTCGGCTTCCACCAGGGCGTCGCCCAGGTCTACGGCCGCCGGCTCAAGGGCTACCCGGCCTGGTTCATGCACCGCGTCTACCACCTCAGCCGCGTGCCGACCGTCAACCGCAAGGCACGGGTCCTCGCCGAATGGACGCTCTCGGGTCTCTTCAAGAGGGAGATCGTCTCGCTCGGTTCACGCGAACATCCGCGAGCCGAGTTCGAACTCGCGGCCGGTGGAAAGCATCCACACAGGCCCGAAGAAGACCCGAAGGGGTCGTCCTGA
- a CDS encoding glycosyltransferase has translation MDHLPLRTPLTAHQREPVLDVVVPVHNEQADLERSMRRLHAHLRETFPYPFRITVADNASTDATPAIAARLAAELPETEWLRLAEKGRGRALHTAWSRSRAPVLAYLDVDLSTDLAALLPLVAPLISGHSDIAIGTRLARGSRVVRGPRREVISRCYNVLLRSTLAVGFSDAQCGFKAVRRDVAERAGLRIHEVPVDWVDDPDSRVDIWSTALADLRGIARIGAALARGTLPTARLRRHEDGPPDGLAGQLLRFGAVGAVSTLGYVLLYALLRPAAGPQAANAVALLVCALANTAANRRLTFGVRGRGGALRHQAKGLLVFLVGLALTSGSLAVLDRLAPDAAHLTELVVLVAANLAATLLRFLLLRAWVFRAGRRGTGARA, from the coding sequence ATGGATCATCTGCCGCTCCGGACGCCGCTGACGGCGCACCAGCGCGAGCCGGTCCTGGACGTGGTCGTCCCGGTCCACAACGAGCAGGCGGACCTGGAGCGGAGCATGCGGCGGCTGCACGCCCATCTGCGCGAGACCTTCCCGTACCCGTTCCGGATCACCGTCGCGGACAACGCCAGCACGGACGCGACCCCGGCGATCGCCGCCCGGCTGGCGGCGGAACTCCCGGAGACGGAGTGGCTGCGGCTCGCCGAGAAGGGGCGCGGCCGGGCGCTGCACACGGCGTGGTCCCGGTCCCGGGCGCCGGTCCTGGCGTATCTGGACGTGGACCTGTCGACGGATCTCGCGGCGCTGCTGCCGCTGGTCGCCCCGCTGATATCCGGGCACTCCGACATCGCGATCGGCACCCGGCTCGCGCGCGGCTCGCGGGTGGTGCGCGGGCCCCGCCGGGAGGTCATCTCCCGCTGCTACAACGTCCTGTTGCGCTCGACGCTGGCCGTGGGCTTCAGCGACGCGCAGTGCGGCTTCAAGGCCGTGCGGCGGGACGTGGCCGAGCGGGCGGGCCTGCGGATCCACGAGGTGCCGGTGGACTGGGTCGACGACCCCGACAGCCGCGTCGACATCTGGTCCACGGCCCTGGCCGACCTGCGCGGCATCGCCCGGATCGGCGCGGCGCTGGCCCGGGGCACCCTGCCGACGGCCCGGCTGCGCCGGCACGAGGACGGGCCACCCGACGGACTGGCCGGGCAGTTGCTGCGCTTCGGCGCGGTGGGGGCCGTCAGCACCCTGGGCTACGTCCTGCTGTACGCGCTGCTGCGCCCGGCGGCGGGACCGCAGGCGGCCAACGCGGTCGCGCTGCTGGTGTGCGCGCTCGCCAACACGGCCGCGAACCGGCGGCTGACGTTCGGGGTGCGCGGCCGGGGCGGCGCGCTGCGCCACCAGGCCAAGGGGCTGCTGGTGTTCCTGGTCGGCCTGGCCCTGACCAGCGGTTCGCTGGCCGTCCTGGACCGCCTCGCGCCGGACGCCGCCCATCTCACGGAACTCGTGGTGCTCGTCGCCGCCAATCTGGCCGCGACCCTGCTGCGGTTCCTGCTGCTGCGCGCCTGGGTGTTCCGCGCGGGCCGGCGCGGCACGGGGGCACGGGCGTGA
- a CDS encoding SpoIIE family protein phosphatase has translation MNFTRWSARLPGTQRRAAARTEPAAALAQDRPGDGPGAVPAARVEQLTDGDRPIPALDELPAREVLDRVPALVALVHGPEHRLAYVNDAYAAAFGARLTGEPARAALPELAELGLLPLLDQVLRSGRSRTLKSRKATDGRSYTFTCTPVAEGDGGVLVFATDVTDHAEAAERLRASERRQRETAVTLQRSLLPQELEEPDDLRIAATYHPGGTEAAVGGDWYDVITLGGGRTALVIGDVMGRGVRAAAVMGQLRTAVRAYARLDLPPHEVLQLLDGLAMEIDANQIATCVYAIHDPNEGRLVYASAGHLPILVRDEHGAVQRADEPTGPPLGTGGWMHASGSIALTPGSTAVLYTDGLVERRDKDLDEGIASLARALAGATGTPQVVCDRLVRSAGVTADHDDDVAVLVLQHPARTGPDHELFRNAALELLGGVEAAPRARAFASGVLTSWRFPPDLHDHGVLATSELVANSLQHGTPPMRLRLRRTDRRLIIEVTDGDDHLPRRRRAEPADESGRGIAIVASIASAWGSRRTPGGGKAVWCEFLLPRTR, from the coding sequence GTGAACTTCACGCGCTGGAGCGCCCGGCTCCCCGGAACGCAGCGCCGCGCCGCGGCGCGGACGGAACCCGCGGCGGCCCTCGCCCAGGACCGCCCGGGAGACGGCCCCGGAGCCGTCCCCGCGGCCCGCGTCGAGCAGCTCACCGACGGCGACCGCCCGATCCCCGCCCTGGACGAGCTGCCGGCCCGTGAGGTCCTCGACCGCGTCCCCGCCCTCGTCGCCCTCGTCCACGGCCCCGAGCACCGCCTCGCCTACGTCAACGACGCGTACGCCGCCGCCTTCGGCGCCCGCCTCACCGGCGAACCCGCGCGCGCGGCCCTCCCCGAGCTGGCCGAGCTCGGCCTGCTCCCGCTCCTCGACCAGGTCCTGCGCAGCGGCCGCTCCCGCACCCTGAAGTCCCGCAAGGCCACCGACGGCCGCTCCTACACGTTCACCTGCACCCCGGTCGCCGAAGGAGACGGCGGCGTCCTCGTCTTCGCCACGGACGTCACCGACCACGCCGAGGCCGCCGAGCGCCTGCGCGCCAGCGAGCGCCGCCAGCGCGAGACGGCCGTCACCCTCCAGCGCTCCCTGCTCCCGCAGGAACTCGAGGAACCCGACGACCTGCGCATCGCCGCCACCTACCACCCCGGCGGCACCGAGGCCGCCGTCGGCGGCGACTGGTACGACGTCATCACCCTCGGCGGCGGCCGCACCGCCCTGGTGATCGGCGACGTCATGGGCCGGGGCGTCCGCGCCGCGGCCGTCATGGGCCAGCTCCGGACGGCCGTGCGCGCGTACGCCCGCCTCGACCTGCCCCCGCACGAGGTGCTCCAGCTGCTGGACGGCCTCGCCATGGAGATCGACGCCAACCAGATCGCCACCTGTGTCTACGCCATCCACGACCCCAACGAGGGCCGCCTGGTCTACGCGTCCGCCGGGCACCTGCCGATCCTCGTCCGCGACGAGCACGGCGCGGTCCAGCGCGCCGACGAACCCACCGGGCCGCCCCTCGGCACCGGTGGCTGGATGCACGCGTCCGGCTCGATCGCCCTCACCCCCGGCTCCACCGCCGTCCTCTACACCGACGGCCTGGTCGAGCGCCGCGACAAGGACCTCGACGAGGGCATCGCCTCCCTGGCCCGCGCCCTCGCCGGCGCCACCGGCACCCCGCAGGTCGTCTGCGACCGCCTGGTGCGCTCCGCCGGCGTCACAGCCGACCACGACGACGACGTCGCCGTCCTCGTCCTGCAGCACCCGGCGCGCACCGGCCCCGACCACGAGCTCTTCCGCAACGCCGCGCTGGAACTGCTCGGCGGCGTCGAGGCGGCCCCCCGCGCGCGTGCCTTCGCCTCCGGCGTCCTGACCAGCTGGCGCTTCCCGCCCGACCTGCACGACCACGGCGTCCTCGCCACCAGCGAACTCGTCGCGAACTCCCTGCAGCACGGCACCCCGCCCATGCGCCTGCGCCTGCGCCGCACCGACCGCCGCCTGATCATCGAGGTCACCGACGGCGACGACCACCTGCCGCGCCGCCGCCGCGCCGAACCGGCCGACGAGTCCGGCCGGGGCATCGCCATCGTCGCCAGCATCGCCTCGGCCTGGGGCTCCCGTCGCACCCCCGGCGGCGGCAAAGCGGTCTGGTGCGAGTTCCTCCTGCCCCGGACCCGCTGA
- a CDS encoding asparagine synthase-related protein: MRWLVGWSSTAAVAAGIGSAGATGPDGETVHPVGSQLLWGDPDPLWAVGDWRPDEVRVVKADAQNRIAVLGTCGASDEQLRLGLFAARGGALRHLTAWPGSYTAVVQVGRRVTVCGDLAGARPVFYTPWAGGTAYATAALPLADLIEANLDFGHLAALLAAPDVPAAVHDSTPYDGVRRIPPGHALILRAGAREIAGYEPVASLAVAAPPADPDSAVDAVRDALVDAVRARLSAPRHVPDIDPGPVPGMGPAERRAARGMPVPGIGADLSGGSASGTLALLAAGLPGMPGTVLGHGTGAGERLLAVTFNDLAVGGREAELERAGALAANPRLHHVVVAGGDDTLPYADLDGPLTDEPGPSLVMAARHRARLASGSADHFTGYGARQVLDAHPARLADLLMDRKRRHLVRPVAALTKADGSVLVPARVYGAARKLARTPYRAGLETLAARLMDHRFEEPGGAVGASLAALTWARPGPAARWLTGEALAEVSVRLQTATGRNGIGPGQRPGDYRARAALARHAADIRVLEQAAEIRSQRLHTPFLDNQVVRACRALPEALRVQPGARASILRTVLEGAGVADLPPGWGAPSHAPAAVAARTGLRVAAEPLMDLFGSPLLAQAGLVEARVVRKALRSAAEGEPLPLDGLADLVSLELWLGRLLSRRGTCWTGTPARARAVPEGIRPQRGALGAGAAGR; this comes from the coding sequence ATGCGGTGGTTGGTGGGATGGAGCAGCACCGCCGCGGTGGCCGCCGGAATCGGCTCCGCCGGCGCCACCGGGCCGGACGGCGAGACCGTGCACCCGGTGGGCTCGCAGCTCCTGTGGGGCGACCCGGACCCGCTGTGGGCGGTCGGCGACTGGCGCCCCGACGAGGTGCGCGTGGTCAAGGCCGACGCCCAGAACCGCATCGCCGTCCTCGGCACCTGCGGGGCCAGCGACGAGCAGCTGCGCCTCGGGCTGTTCGCCGCGCGCGGGGGCGCACTGCGCCATCTGACGGCCTGGCCCGGCAGTTACACCGCCGTCGTGCAGGTCGGCCGCCGCGTCACGGTGTGCGGCGACCTCGCGGGCGCCCGCCCCGTCTTCTACACCCCCTGGGCCGGCGGCACCGCCTACGCGACCGCCGCCCTCCCGCTCGCCGACCTCATCGAGGCCAACCTCGACTTCGGGCACCTGGCGGCGCTGCTCGCCGCCCCGGACGTACCGGCCGCGGTGCACGACTCCACCCCGTACGACGGCGTACGGCGCATCCCGCCCGGGCACGCGCTGATCCTGCGCGCCGGGGCGCGTGAGATCGCCGGGTACGAACCCGTCGCCTCGCTCGCGGTGGCGGCACCGCCCGCCGACCCCGACAGCGCGGTGGACGCCGTACGCGACGCGCTGGTGGACGCCGTACGCGCGCGTCTGTCCGCGCCCCGCCATGTGCCGGACATCGACCCGGGGCCGGTACCGGGAATGGGCCCGGCCGAGCGGCGCGCCGCGCGCGGGATGCCCGTCCCCGGCATCGGCGCCGACCTGTCCGGCGGGTCCGCCTCCGGCACCCTGGCCCTGCTCGCCGCCGGCCTGCCCGGTATGCCGGGCACCGTCCTGGGACACGGCACCGGCGCGGGCGAGCGCCTGCTGGCGGTCACCTTCAACGACCTGGCCGTCGGCGGCCGCGAGGCCGAGCTGGAGCGGGCCGGCGCCCTCGCCGCCAACCCCCGTCTGCATCACGTCGTGGTCGCGGGTGGCGACGACACCCTGCCCTACGCCGACCTGGACGGACCGCTCACCGACGAGCCAGGGCCCAGCCTGGTGATGGCGGCCCGGCACCGCGCCCGCCTGGCGTCCGGCAGCGCCGACCACTTCACCGGCTACGGCGCCCGGCAGGTCCTGGACGCCCATCCGGCCCGCCTCGCCGACCTGTTGATGGACCGCAAGCGCCGCCATCTGGTCCGCCCGGTCGCCGCGCTGACCAAGGCCGACGGCTCGGTGCTGGTCCCCGCGCGCGTGTACGGCGCGGCCCGCAAGCTCGCCCGCACCCCGTACCGCGCGGGCCTGGAGACCCTGGCCGCCCGGCTGATGGACCACCGCTTCGAGGAGCCGGGCGGCGCGGTGGGCGCCTCGCTCGCCGCGCTCACCTGGGCGAGACCCGGGCCGGCGGCCCGCTGGCTGACCGGGGAGGCACTGGCCGAAGTATCGGTTCGCCTCCAGACGGCGACGGGCCGCAACGGCATCGGCCCCGGCCAGCGCCCCGGCGACTACCGCGCGCGGGCGGCCCTCGCCCGGCACGCCGCCGACATCCGCGTCCTGGAGCAGGCCGCCGAGATCCGCTCCCAGCGGCTGCACACCCCGTTCCTCGACAACCAGGTCGTGCGCGCCTGCCGGGCCCTGCCCGAGGCCCTGCGCGTCCAGCCCGGCGCCCGCGCCTCGATCCTCCGCACGGTCCTGGAGGGCGCCGGGGTGGCCGACCTCCCGCCCGGCTGGGGCGCCCCCTCGCACGCACCGGCGGCGGTCGCGGCCCGCACCGGCCTCAGGGTGGCCGCCGAACCCCTGATGGACCTCTTCGGCAGCCCCCTGCTCGCCCAGGCGGGGCTGGTCGAGGCGCGGGTGGTCCGCAAGGCCCTGCGCTCCGCCGCCGAGGGCGAGCCGCTGCCCCTGGACGGCCTGGCCGACCTGGTCTCCCTCGAACTGTGGCTGGGCCGTCTGCTGTCCCGCCGGGGCACCTGCTGGACGGGCACCCCGGCCCGCGCCCGCGCCGTACCGGAAGGCATCCGTCCGCAGCGCGGAGCCCTGGGGGCGGGCGCGGCGGGCCGGTAG